Proteins encoded within one genomic window of Thermomicrobiales bacterium:
- a CDS encoding aminotransferase class I/II-fold pyridoxal phosphate-dependent enzyme: MHELDGELEQLARTIFEQVLERQRMNPMPLGGIGNVDVLQAELADSITPDGLGLDEAMRRWSETVIPNLIAVDHPRYLAFIPHAPTQASVFIDLFVSAASIYAGSWMEGSGAVFAENQALDWIAGLAGYPSGAGGTFVSGGTLGNLAALHTARETARDRRGSDQPARWQVAISSESHSSNVQALRVLDMDPVRVPVDRSFRLTASALRQVLDEQQPDGLCAVVASAGSTNAGAIDDLVGIAEICEELGIWLHIDGAYGLAALASPAKRDAFAGVERSDSLIVDPHKWLFGPYDSCALLYRDPRLARRAHSQSADYLDVINERNDWNPSDYAVQLSRRARGVPMWFSLMAHGSDAYGKAVDKVLALTAQTVAEIRQRPELELLLEPDLSVLLFRRVGWNDADYLAWSNALIASGTAFVVPTRVNGKSVARMVLMNPRTTLDDVRLVLDPMR; this comes from the coding sequence ATGTCCTGCAGGCGGAGCTCGCCGATTCGATCACACCGGACGGCCTCGGACTCGACGAGGCGATGCGGCGTTGGAGCGAGACGGTGATCCCGAATCTGATCGCCGTCGATCATCCCCGGTACCTGGCGTTCATTCCGCACGCGCCAACGCAAGCGTCGGTCTTCATCGATCTCTTCGTCAGCGCCGCCTCGATCTACGCGGGAAGCTGGATGGAGGGATCCGGCGCGGTCTTCGCGGAGAATCAGGCGCTCGATTGGATCGCCGGTTTGGCCGGCTATCCATCCGGGGCGGGCGGCACGTTCGTTTCCGGTGGAACGCTCGGCAACCTGGCGGCGCTGCATACAGCGCGTGAAACCGCGCGCGATCGGCGCGGTTCCGACCAGCCAGCACGCTGGCAGGTGGCGATCTCCAGCGAATCGCACTCGTCGAATGTGCAAGCCCTACGTGTGCTCGACATGGATCCGGTACGGGTGCCGGTCGATCGTTCGTTTCGTTTGACGGCCAGCGCACTGCGACAGGTGCTGGACGAGCAACAACCGGACGGGCTTTGCGCCGTGGTGGCCTCGGCGGGATCGACCAATGCCGGCGCGATCGACGATCTGGTCGGCATTGCCGAGATCTGTGAGGAACTGGGCATCTGGTTGCATATCGATGGCGCCTATGGCCTGGCCGCGCTTGCCTCGCCGGCGAAGCGGGATGCCTTCGCTGGAGTCGAACGAAGCGACAGTCTCATCGTCGATCCACACAAATGGCTGTTCGGGCCATATGACAGTTGCGCGTTGCTCTATCGCGATCCGCGGCTGGCGCGGCGAGCGCATTCGCAATCGGCCGACTACCTGGATGTCATCAACGAGCGCAACGACTGGAATCCCTCCGATTACGCCGTTCAGCTCAGCCGGCGGGCCCGCGGGGTTCCGATGTGGTTCTCCCTGATGGCGCATGGAAGCGATGCCTATGGAAAGGCGGTGGACAAGGTGCTTGCGCTCACCGCGCAGACCGTGGCCGAGATTCGGCAGCGCCCGGAGCTGGAACTCTTGCTCGAGCCAGACCTGAGCGTTCTGCTCTTCCGCCGGGTGGGCTGGAACGATGCGGACTATCTGGCATGGTCGAACGCGTTGATCGCCTCGGGTACCGCGTTCGTGGTGCCCACCCGGGTGAATGGGAAATCGGTGGCGCGCATGGTGCTCATGAACCCGCGAACCACTCTGGACGACGTGCGGCTGGTGCTGGATCCGATGCGGTAG